The Aureispira anguillae genome contains a region encoding:
- a CDS encoding SBBP repeat-containing protein, translating into MYTHLKYIILLTFIYCSPILAQNHSFSWAKQAGGNKADEGKSIAIDNDGNVYTTGEYSSNGDFDPGTGVFNLTTNDWNYQIFVQKLTPDGDLIWAKSFGGNGYDHGEKIRLDADGNIYVTGWFENTVDFAGFTKTASGLRDIFLLKMSSSGTVLWVETFGGAGYTTPNDLIIDDAMNIYMTGGFSVSATFGSQTFTSNGAHDAFVLKMDQGRNLQWVNTLGGNGSDIAISVEVDRNKNVYTTGAFTGTVDFDPSSNNSYYLSSTSSVEDTYIQKLDSAGHLVWAKSFGADWEDHPYDIHLDKNEDLYIIGRFGLTIDFDLGPNTFFLTGNGSLDAYLLKIDTAGQFIWAKSWGASSDDYGMSVTTDDEGNVYTGGYFFGFVDFDPGPNERSLWSKGNGDFFLTKLTSNGDFLWAKSGGGPVFDIAWEIALNPKKELYMVGEFTFTGNFHTDFGTYNMTANSNGHSDVLLLKLDYCAPSDSTLVVASCEPYLAPNNQTYDSSGQYIVRLSNAKGCDSILTINLTRYEIPVSLFSRNDSLFAVTDTNLTYKWYDCQSQTYINNETAPFLRPSNSGSYAVEVSNGQCSVRSSCFLLDLNLDLLIYPNPTAGNISINKNHHGEITAKVYDAIGELIGTALLDDQITTLDLSRYPSGVYMLVLEHQQGISTHKIIRE; encoded by the coding sequence ATGTATACACACTTAAAATATATTATTCTACTCACCTTTATTTATTGTAGCCCAATACTCGCTCAAAACCACTCTTTTTCTTGGGCAAAACAAGCAGGGGGCAACAAAGCAGATGAAGGAAAATCTATTGCAATTGATAACGATGGGAATGTCTACACCACTGGCGAATATTCCTCCAACGGAGATTTTGATCCTGGCACAGGAGTGTTTAATTTAACGACAAACGATTGGAATTATCAGATTTTTGTGCAAAAATTAACCCCCGATGGCGATTTAATTTGGGCAAAAAGTTTTGGGGGGAATGGTTATGACCATGGCGAAAAAATTAGACTAGATGCGGATGGCAATATCTATGTTACAGGTTGGTTTGAGAATACGGTTGATTTTGCTGGGTTTACAAAGACCGCCAGTGGTTTAAGAGACATTTTTTTACTAAAAATGTCCTCTTCTGGCACAGTGCTTTGGGTAGAAACTTTTGGAGGAGCTGGTTATACGACTCCTAATGATTTAATTATAGATGATGCCATGAACATCTATATGACTGGAGGATTCTCCGTATCAGCAACTTTTGGTTCGCAAACATTCACCTCAAATGGTGCACACGATGCTTTTGTGCTAAAAATGGATCAAGGAAGAAATTTACAGTGGGTCAATACTCTAGGTGGCAATGGCTCTGACATTGCCATTTCGGTAGAAGTTGATCGCAATAAAAATGTCTATACAACAGGAGCTTTTACTGGTACCGTTGACTTTGACCCTAGTTCAAATAATAGTTACTACCTAAGTTCCACTTCTTCTGTAGAGGATACCTACATTCAAAAATTAGATTCGGCTGGTCATTTGGTATGGGCAAAATCTTTTGGGGCAGATTGGGAAGATCATCCTTATGATATTCACCTTGATAAAAATGAAGATTTATACATTATTGGTCGCTTCGGTTTGACCATCGATTTTGATCTTGGTCCTAATACATTTTTTTTAACAGGCAATGGAAGTTTGGATGCTTACCTTTTAAAAATAGATACGGCAGGACAATTTATTTGGGCTAAAAGCTGGGGGGCATCAAGTGATGATTATGGTATGTCCGTAACAACGGACGATGAAGGTAATGTTTATACAGGGGGGTATTTCTTTGGCTTTGTAGACTTTGACCCTGGTCCTAACGAACGCTCTCTTTGGTCTAAAGGTAATGGAGATTTTTTTCTCACCAAACTTACTTCGAATGGTGATTTTTTGTGGGCAAAATCAGGTGGAGGTCCTGTTTTTGATATTGCTTGGGAAATTGCTTTAAACCCCAAAAAGGAATTATATATGGTGGGAGAATTTACCTTTACAGGAAATTTTCATACCGACTTTGGAACCTATAATATGACAGCAAATAGCAATGGACATTCCGATGTTCTTTTATTAAAACTAGACTATTGCGCCCCTTCTGACTCTACCTTGGTGGTTGCTAGTTGCGAACCTTATTTAGCTCCTAATAATCAGACTTACGATTCTAGCGGTCAGTATATCGTTCGTTTGTCCAATGCAAAAGGCTGTGATAGCATTCTTACCATCAACCTAACTCGGTATGAAATACCAGTGTCTCTTTTTTCAAGAAATGATTCTTTATTTGCGGTTACGGATACTAATCTTACTTATAAATGGTACGATTGTCAGTCACAAACCTATATCAACAATGAAACCGCTCCATTTCTACGACCAAGTAATTCTGGCAGCTATGCAGTAGAGGTTTCTAATGGTCAATGTTCGGTACGTTCTTCATGCTTTTTATTAGATTTAAATCTCGATTTGTTAATTTATCCAAACCCAACTGCGGGAAATATTTCTATTAATAAGAATCATCATGGAGAAATTACGGCTAAGGTTTATGATGCCATTGGAGAACTCATCGGTACAGCACTATTAGACGATCAAATTACTACGTTAGATCTTTCAAGGTATCCATCAGGGGTTTATATGCTTGTTTTAGAGCATCAACAAGGGATTAGTACGCATAAAATAATAAGGGAATAA
- a CDS encoding T9SS type A sorting domain-containing protein: MKKLTLFKCILFLMLFVSNTNAQTKLWGVGAPNGQAAAEFQTNFVQSTTAANYSVTEWTALSISDSSNSTGSGANIPGAAYWQRSTTGLSQGAYAISEPAKSNSVANGVAIFDSDFLDNGGVAGAFGTGSSPAYQKAELISPRMDLTGATDSAIIVEFYSYYRHFNVTEYSVSVSVDDGVSWSSAFDIKSLQFAPRNNPVDGTLRVLFPNVTTGVSNLTQCRVKFTFNGRYYFTMLDDILVETAPEYDIAIGLPREVVSGSHYEEIGDIVRLSNNTHRPLINVDPTNLADWIWGAKVVNYGTKTIQAANAPSIKCSIDFTDASGVTTYGVYLDTLVGGPTDSISANDPLVGVTMIDHLRELDFIISHGAGTYNVTYWVEHNLTDGSPVNDTVKHDFVITDNQGGTTSYYLTKSKVSPLNNRVYGEDRFTIDQLASFEYGSIYSFPRGASDSIKIDSVDFVYYLAGNFTGPANQTVFVNIYEYVDGSNGGTSNGSIEGAELTKIAFAAVPLTGLGTTVPTRSYTLATATNFVNATGTGSVPSLKDNAYYYITLELNPSQTGGSPLLGTSNSPFLAETRLNYALNRAGTSSAGPVSATTAKVVNSSGSIGFYDSLSDNHKVPSIGIHLSASPLNLTKITKVAANAKLEVYPSPTTDYLTIDVQFNAPTDVQYVITDVSGRVVYLNQSNSVSKEEHKVDVSMLPSGVYFIAAKTTQGVSTKRIVKK; the protein is encoded by the coding sequence ATGAAAAAACTAACTTTATTTAAGTGCATCCTATTCCTTATGCTTTTTGTGAGCAATACAAATGCACAAACAAAACTTTGGGGAGTTGGTGCCCCAAACGGTCAAGCTGCTGCTGAATTTCAGACCAATTTTGTGCAATCAACAACTGCTGCTAATTATTCTGTTACAGAATGGACAGCATTGTCAATTAGTGATAGTAGCAACTCAACTGGTAGTGGGGCGAACATTCCTGGTGCAGCTTATTGGCAAAGAAGTACAACAGGTCTTTCACAAGGAGCCTACGCTATTTCTGAGCCTGCAAAATCTAATTCTGTAGCAAATGGCGTCGCTATTTTTGATTCTGATTTTTTAGATAATGGCGGAGTAGCAGGCGCATTTGGTACAGGAAGCTCTCCTGCTTATCAAAAAGCCGAACTAATTTCACCTAGAATGGATCTAACAGGAGCAACAGACTCTGCAATCATCGTTGAGTTTTACTCTTACTATCGCCATTTTAATGTAACAGAATATTCTGTTTCTGTCTCTGTTGATGATGGTGTTAGTTGGAGTTCTGCATTTGACATCAAATCACTACAATTTGCCCCCAGAAATAATCCTGTAGATGGAACGCTTCGTGTACTCTTTCCAAACGTTACAACAGGAGTATCAAACTTAACTCAATGTCGTGTAAAATTCACCTTCAATGGGCGTTATTATTTTACAATGCTAGATGATATTTTAGTAGAAACAGCACCAGAATATGACATTGCTATTGGTCTTCCAAGAGAGGTTGTATCGGGAAGTCATTACGAAGAAATAGGGGATATTGTTCGATTAAGTAACAATACACATCGACCATTGATCAACGTTGATCCCACTAACTTGGCAGACTGGATATGGGGAGCAAAAGTAGTAAATTATGGAACAAAAACCATTCAAGCAGCAAATGCTCCTAGCATCAAGTGTTCTATTGATTTTACAGATGCATCAGGAGTGACTACTTATGGCGTTTATTTGGACACTCTAGTAGGAGGACCAACGGATTCTATTTCTGCAAATGACCCGCTAGTTGGTGTTACCATGATCGATCATTTGAGAGAACTTGACTTTATTATATCCCATGGTGCAGGAACTTATAATGTCACTTATTGGGTAGAACACAATCTCACCGACGGAAGCCCTGTAAACGATACTGTTAAGCATGATTTTGTGATTACAGATAATCAAGGCGGAACAACATCTTATTATCTTACAAAATCAAAAGTATCCCCTTTAAATAACAGAGTTTATGGAGAGGATCGATTTACAATTGATCAACTCGCTTCTTTTGAGTATGGTTCAATCTACAGCTTCCCCCGTGGTGCAAGTGATAGTATTAAAATTGATTCTGTAGATTTTGTTTATTATTTAGCGGGAAATTTTACAGGACCAGCCAATCAAACGGTATTTGTTAATATTTATGAATACGTTGATGGTTCCAATGGAGGAACTTCAAATGGAAGTATAGAAGGAGCTGAATTAACAAAGATTGCCTTTGCAGCTGTCCCACTAACAGGTCTAGGGACAACAGTACCAACAAGAAGCTATACTTTGGCAACAGCGACCAACTTTGTTAATGCTACAGGTACGGGTTCTGTGCCTAGCTTGAAGGATAACGCCTATTATTATATAACATTAGAATTAAACCCATCTCAAACAGGTGGTTCACCATTATTGGGTACAAGTAATTCTCCCTTTTTAGCAGAAACTCGTTTAAATTATGCGCTTAATAGAGCTGGAACGTCAAGTGCTGGTCCCGTTAGTGCTACTACTGCAAAAGTAGTAAATAGTTCTGGCTCCATAGGTTTTTATGATAGCCTTTCTGACAATCACAAGGTCCCTTCAATAGGGATACACCTAAGTGCTTCGCCACTCAATTTAACTAAAATTACTAAAGTAGCAGCCAATGCAAAACTGGAGGTCTACCCCTCCCCAACTACAGATTACTTAACAATTGATGTTCAATTTAATGCCCCTACAGATGTACAATATGTTATAACAGATGTCTCTGGGCGTGTTGTTTATTTGAATCAAAGTAATTCTGTTAGCAAAGAAGAACATAAAGTAGATGTTAGTATGTTACCTTCAGGTGTTTACTTTATTGCAGCAAAAACCACTCAAGGTGTTTCTACCAAACGCATTGTAAAAAAATAA